The Anopheles cruzii unplaced genomic scaffold, idAnoCruzAS_RS32_06 scaffold00197_ctg1, whole genome shotgun sequence genome has a segment encoding these proteins:
- the LOC128275972 gene encoding uncharacterized protein LOC128275972 encodes MSRSNFQRSQSKVWFGNEPPAIGGMMASGDRFRAYGPPAMAYSHPTGMPGRTHYPAFHDLEEEDELIEEQQQRVDPVTSGANVWAEANRQGSPASHKSQDSGFSDTETSPPCGGGPASSANESQESPDKLTPKRSINDELLFQRSPSLNSEAPTPPTVIRRPAPIRRDDKPDSAPGGRRLSYEEVPAVGSESPRSGGSISLKRGRVITRNSRVKRNLNDQLSNSSEEMISLDSSELSNLLGETVAEPESLDSESGASKKILNTSRQLDERTRPASDANCDRSKTFRREGRELPTYSQLYPAGTSTPIKHQSKLYRSLPISPTQRSPVAQPVRVGAPAGSAIESYYDEPDHSSASSSEHALSYTIYDNPLLNGHMPAVQGWLDALRFGCQSEVMSILQTKSIAVEAGRTMRMTSGVALKIIRHLQAKVTALQGAFERVEKLFAAIKKYQSQQEATAAEEGDDDDEKEIYQKVAPFVHGLASDIYEFVAKQKCNDYIGREPAEKDDRRKFVENSQSLVDMTTDLRIAAANAEDFDYRSVEEEVQIVKRYFLITVRLIFKHLVKVIVDTLESTKCDLILRSNLSYVATLSNVDYSGLASLNDAFISNYTARALLLVCVESKFSSIRALSLRALATVCSTTETIRQLERADGLEVLRDILVTDARCGRTERTEPELREAVSVLTQITAPWHGDEHRLEGLKQHVHSIVEAITEIIEKTTCCQTLLLCAACLNNMTRIEPTAVYSLMSQDTVSKLQTATERRGPGTSIFLYEQFTATLYNMSANWKCHHHLANRALVGFLVSVFNQKFFEKLPNRTECEAQRKVIKHILHVLSRLMGGGSLSASSSCELIESTIVPVFARIERTLDGASEHYRDISYISRRFNESLSSRPPITSGTSPPVDGAEAKAATGEVPSPHITRLTIQRDSNGAAVITLDKNRQESYV; translated from the exons ATGTCACGTTCCAACTTTCAGCGTTCGCAGAGTAAAGTTTGGTTTGGTAATGAGCCGCCCGCGATCGGTGGAATGATGGCGAGTGGCGACCGCTTTCGAGCGTACGGTCCTCCGGCGATGGCGTACTCGCACCCCACCGGTATGCCGGGCCGCACACACTATCCCGCATTTCACGATCTGGAAGAGGAAGACGAACTGatcgaagagcagcagcagcgggtggACCCAGTCACTAGTGGCGCCAATGTTTGGGCCGAAGCTAACCGCCAGGGTAGCCCAGCGAGTCACAAAAGTCAG GACTCAGGATTCTCCGATACGGAAACGTCACCACCCTGCGGTGGTGGACCCGCGAGTAGTGCCAACGAGTCACAGGAATCCCCCGATAAGCTTACGCCAAAGAGAAGCATCAACGACGAGCTGCTGTTCCAGCGTTCACCCTCCCTGAACAGTGAAgcaccgacaccaccgacgGTCATCCGACGGCCGGCTCCAATCCGCAGGGACGACAAACCCGACTCGGCTCCTGGAGGACGTCGGCTGTCGTACGAAGAGGTGCCGGCGGTCGGCTCGGAAAGTCCCCGCAGTGGCGGCAGCATCTCGCTGAAGCGCGGTCGAGTGATCACGCGAAACAGTCGCGTGAAGCGTAACCTCAACGATCAGCTCAGCAACTCGAGCGAGGAGATGATATCTCTCGATAGTAGCGAATTGTCGAACCTTCTCGGGGAAACGgtggcggaaccggaatccCTGGACAGTGAGTCCGGCGCGTCGAAGAAAATACTAAACACCAGCCGACAGTTGGATGAACGAACGCGACCAGCGAGCGATGCGAACTGCGATCGGAGCAAAACCTTCCGGCGAGAAGGCCGGGAGTTACCGACCTATTCGCAGCTGTATCCGGCGGGAACGTCGACACCGATCAAGCATCAATCGAAGCTGTACCGATCGTTGCCCATCTCCCCGACGCAACGATCACCCGTTGCGCAGCCCGTTCGGGTAGGTGCTCCGGCCGGTAGTGCGATAGAAAGCTACTACGACGAACCGGATCACTCgagtgccagcagcagcgagcatgCTCTCAGCTACACCATCTACGATAACCCGCTGTTGAACGGACACATGCCGGCCGTTCAGGGCTGGCTCGATGCACTCCGTTTCGGGTGCCAAAGTGAGGTGATGTCGATCCTGCAAACCAAATCGATCGCCGTCGAAGCGGGCCGTACGATGCGGATGACGTCGGGCGTGGCGCTGAAGATTATTCGGCATCTGCAGGCAAAAGTGACCGCGCTGCAGGGGGCGTTCGAGCGGGTGGAGAAGCTGTTTGCGGCCATCAAAAAATACCAATCGCAGCaggaagccaccgccgccgaagaaggcgacgacgacgatgagaaGGAAATCTACCAAAAAGTGGCCCCATTCGTGCACGGTCTGGCCAGTGATATATACGAGTTTGTCGCGAAGCAGAAGTGCAACGACTACATTGGTCGCGAGCCGGCCGAAAAGGACGATCGGAGGAAGTTCGTGGAAAACAGTCAGTCGTTGGTCGACATGACGACCGATCTGCGGATAGCGGCCGCCAACGCGGAGGACTTTGACTATCGCTCGGTCGAGGAGGAGGTGCAGATCGTGAAGCGGTATTTCCTCATCACCGTGCGGTTGATCTTCAAACACTTGGTCAAGGTGATCGTTGACACGCTGGAGAGCACCAAGTGTGATCTGATCCTGCGCTCGAACCTCAGCTACGTGGCGACACTCTCGAACGTCGACTACAGTGGGTTGGCCTCGTTGAACGATGCGTTCATCTCCAACTACACGGCCCGtgcgttgctgctggtgtgcgtTGAGTCAAAGTTTTCCTCCATTCGGGCACTGTCGTTGCGTGCCCTGGCCACCGTCTGTTCGACGACGGAAACGATCCGGCAGCTGGAGCGGGCCGACGGGTTGGAGGTACTGAGGGACATTCTGGTGACGGACGCGCGGTGCGGACGGACCGAGCGCACTGAACCCGAGCTCCGGGAGGCGGTTTCCGTGCTGACCCAGATCACGGCCCCCTGGCACGGTGATGAGCATCGGTTAGAGGGCCTGAAGCAGCATGTCCACTCGATCGTCGAAGCTATCACCG AGATCATCGAGAAGACGACCTGCTGTcagacgctgctgctgtgtgccgCCTGCCTGAACAACATGACGCGCATCGAACCGACGGCCGTCTACTCGCTGATGTCCCAGGACACGGTCAGCAAATTGCAaaccgccaccgagcgccgtGGCCCGGGCACGTCCATCTTTCTCTAC GAGCAGTTTACCGCGACCCTGTACAACATGTCCGCCAACTGGAAGTGCCACCACCATCTGGCGAACCGGGCCCTGGTCGGCTTCCTCGTGTCGGTGTTCAACCAGAAGTTCTTCGAAAAgcttccgaaccgaacggagtgCGAGGCCCAGCGCAAAGTCATCAAACACATCCTGCACGTTCTGTCGCGGCTGATGGGCGGCGGTTCGCTGTCCGCCAGCTCGTCCTGCGAGCTCATCGAGTCCACCATCGTGCCCGTGTTTGCACGCATCGAGCGCACGCTGGACGGTGCCAGTGAGCACTACCGTGACATCTCGTACATCAGCCGGCGGTTCAATGAAAGTCTATCTTCACGCCCGCCCATCACCTCCGGCACGTCGCCTCCGGTGGATGGAGCGGAGGCGAAGGCAGCGACGGGTGAGGTTCCTTCTCCACACATCACCCGGCTCACCATCCAGAGGGACTCGAACGGTGCTGCGGTCATTACACTGGATAAGAACCGACAGGAAAGCTACGTCTAA